The DNA window TTGCGCGCCATCCAGGCGCCGCTGAAGGAGCACTACCGCTCCGATCCCCTATCCGCGTGCATCACGCTCAAGGCGCGCGGTAGCCTCGACAATGAAATCATCGCCTGCAAGGTGGAGACCGGCCGTTCGCTGGCCGTAGCGGGCCTGCATCCAGGGACCGGCGGCTCAGGGGCGGAACTGTGCTCCGGAGACATGCTGCTCGAAGCGCTGGTGGCCTGCGCCGGCGTGACCCTGAAGGCGGTGGCCACCGCGCTGGAGATCCCAGTCAGGTCCGGCGAGATAGCGGCGGAGGGCGATCTCGATTTCCGCGGCACGCTCGGCGTTGCCAAGGACGCGCCGGTGGGTTTCGCGGAGATCCGTCTCGCCTTCCTGCTCGACACCGATGCGCCGCAGGAAAGCCTCGACCAGCTTCTCAAGCTGACGGAGCGGTATTGCGTCGTCTATCAGACCATCCGCAACGGCCCACCCGTGGAGATGAGCCTGGAGCGCAGGCGGGATGCGATCTAACCCCGCTTGCGCGCCCTTCCCGCATAGGGGTTCTCGGATGTGCGCAGCGAAATCCTGATCGGCACCCCATGGATGTCGAAGGCGTCGCGCAGGCCGTTGACGAGATAGCGGATATAGGACTGGGGCATGGCCTCGGGGCGCGAGCAGGAGAGCACGAAACCGGGCGGCCGCGCCTTCACCTGCGTCATATATTTCACCTTCAGCCGCCGGCCGGCCACCGCGGGCGGCGGATGCCGGGTGGTGGCCTGCTCCAGCCAACGGTTCAGCGGCCCTGTCGGGATACGGCGGTTCCACACCTGATGCGTGTCGACGGCGGCCTGGATGAGCTGGTCGAGCCCGCGCCCGGTTTCGGCCGAGAGGGTGACGGCGCGCAGGCCGCGGGCCTGCGGGAGCAGGCGCTCGGTCTTCTCGCGCAATTCCGCCAGCTTCTCCTGGCGGTTCTCGATCAGGTCCCACTTGTTGAAGGCGATGACGGGCGCCCGTCCCTCGCGAAGGATCAGATCGGCGATCTGCAGGTCCTGCTTCTCGAAGGGCATGGTGGCATCGAAGACCACGATCACCACTTCGGCGAAGCGGATGGCGCGCAGCGTTTCGCCGACGGAGAGCTTTTCGAGCTTTTCCTGCACGCGCGCCTTGCGCCGCATGCCGGCCGTATCGAACAGCTTGATCTCGCGGCCGCGCCAATGCCAGTCGACGGAGATCGAATCGCGGGTGATGCCCGCTTCGGGACCGGTCAGGAGGCGCTCCTCGCCGATCAGCGCGTTGATGAGCGTCGATTTGCCGACATTCGGCCGGCCGACCACGGCAATGCGGATGGGCTTCGTCGGATCATAGCGGGTCTCCTCCGAATCCGGATCGATGTCCTCGCCGATCAGA is part of the Chelativorans sp. AA-79 genome and encodes:
- a CDS encoding OsmC family protein; protein product: MDATTLRAIQAPLKEHYRSDPLSACITLKARGSLDNEIIACKVETGRSLAVAGLHPGTGGSGAELCSGDMLLEALVACAGVTLKAVATALEIPVRSGEIAAEGDLDFRGTLGVAKDAPVGFAEIRLAFLLDTDAPQESLDQLLKLTERYCVVYQTIRNGPPVEMSLERRRDAI
- the der gene encoding ribosome biogenesis GTPase Der, which encodes MTFKVAIVGRPNVGKSTLFNRLVGRRIALVDDTPGVTRDRRVHPARLLDLRFDVVDTAGLEEAAAPTLAGRMRAQTETAIEEADLVLFMIDARAGLMPDDQAFAEVVRRKGKPVVLVANKTDVRGTDAGVLESFGLGLGEPVAVSAEHGQGLAELRDAIAEYMGEAAEEEEAQVEGEGAAPLIGEDIDPDSEETRYDPTKPIRIAVVGRPNVGKSTLINALIGEERLLTGPEAGITRDSISVDWHWRGREIKLFDTAGMRRKARVQEKLEKLSVGETLRAIRFAEVVIVVFDATMPFEKQDLQIADLILREGRAPVIAFNKWDLIENRQEKLAELREKTERLLPQARGLRAVTLSAETGRGLDQLIQAAVDTHQVWNRRIPTGPLNRWLEQATTRHPPPAVAGRRLKVKYMTQVKARPPGFVLSCSRPEAMPQSYIRYLVNGLRDAFDIHGVPIRISLRTSENPYAGRARKRG